A genome region from Triticum aestivum cultivar Chinese Spring chromosome 2B, IWGSC CS RefSeq v2.1, whole genome shotgun sequence includes the following:
- the LOC123041021 gene encoding uncharacterized protein isoform X4, whose translation MAMVEAESNGFEFLLDPVDRFPLMDLSGGNCVPSNEAIEALICAPSDSSMGDAGDRALTMEADLNSTCDDVPLSAPPSEPSTGKDDPQGTWLDREVYLRSYF comes from the exons ATGGCGATGGTGGAGGCGGAAAGCAATGGCTTCGAGTTCCTGTTGGATCCGGTCGACAG GTTTCCGCTGATGGATCTATCCGGCGGCAACTGCGTGCCCTCCAACGAAGCCATTGAAGCTCTGATCTGCGCCCCGTCCGATTCCAGTATGGGCGACGCTGGGGACAGAGCGCTGACAATGGAGGCGGATTTGAACAGTACTTGCGATGATGTGCCCCTGTCAGCGCCACCTTCAGAGCCGTCAACAGGGAAAGACGATCCTCAAGGCACCTGGCTGGACAGAGAG GTATACTTGAGAAGCTATTTCTGA